A portion of the Hoylesella buccalis ATCC 35310 genome contains these proteins:
- a CDS encoding ISL3 family transposase, which produces MNSSFLYHAWGLYSLECTREEYKGNTIILHVQNKKRLSVCPKCGKLHLVKNGYRIRDFLGLPIGGKKIVIRMKVQRYKCNDCDYDQQEKIRFATGSSSYTHRFAKYVVDLLRSMTLKDVAARLEVSWDTVKEIHSHYLESHYSPPSLDGVKCIGIDEFAVKKGHIYKTIVVDLISGRILHVGEGKGIEALADFWKKVRRKNVSIKYVATDLSAAFIGSVLENCPDAIHVFDHFHVVKLMNDKLDDIRRIQYNMEKDINKRKVLKGTRYLLLCNGADIYDAKYKTRLENALAMNEPLSKAYYLKEQLREIWLQVRKEEAEKVLTEWVEQAKESHIPQLQKMAMTILAYKRGILAWYDCHISTGKVEGINNKIKMMKRNAYGFREERYFKLRLYALHECRITRNVG; this is translated from the coding sequence ATGAACAGCAGTTTTCTATATCACGCATGGGGACTATATAGTCTCGAATGTACAAGGGAGGAATACAAAGGTAATACAATTATTCTTCACGTACAAAACAAGAAACGTTTAAGCGTCTGCCCAAAATGTGGCAAACTTCATTTGGTGAAAAATGGCTACCGCATAAGAGACTTTCTCGGTCTTCCGATCGGTGGCAAGAAAATAGTTATCCGCATGAAAGTCCAACGCTACAAATGCAACGATTGTGACTACGACCAACAGGAAAAGATACGATTTGCAACGGGCAGCAGTTCCTACACTCACCGCTTTGCAAAATATGTCGTAGACTTGTTGCGTTCCATGACCCTAAAAGATGTGGCGGCACGGCTTGAGGTAAGTTGGGATACAGTAAAGGAGATACATTCCCATTATCTTGAAAGCCATTATTCCCCTCCGTCGCTTGATGGTGTTAAGTGTATAGGTATAGATGAGTTTGCCGTCAAGAAAGGACACATATACAAAACAATCGTTGTAGACCTTATTAGCGGGCGCATTCTCCATGTCGGTGAGGGTAAGGGAATAGAAGCTTTGGCTGACTTTTGGAAGAAGGTGAGGCGCAAGAATGTATCTATCAAATATGTTGCCACGGATTTGTCAGCGGCTTTTATTGGCTCCGTACTTGAAAATTGTCCAGATGCGATACACGTTTTTGACCATTTTCATGTCGTAAAGCTGATGAATGACAAACTTGATGATATACGGCGAATACAATATAACATGGAGAAGGATATTAACAAACGTAAGGTACTCAAGGGAACCAGATATCTGTTGCTTTGTAATGGAGCAGATATCTATGATGCGAAATATAAGACGAGATTGGAAAATGCCTTGGCAATGAATGAGCCTCTATCAAAGGCGTATTATCTGAAAGAACAGTTGAGGGAGATATGGTTGCAAGTGCGTAAAGAGGAGGCTGAAAAAGTTTTAACGGAGTGGGTGGAGCAAGCAAAAGAGAGTCATATTCCACAACTGCAAAAGATGGCAATGACTATACTGGCTTACAAAAGAGGTATACTTGCATGGTATGACTGCCATATCTCAACAGGTAAAGTGGAGGGTATTAACAATAAGATAAAAATGATGAAACGCAATGCATACGGATTTAGGGAGGAACGATATTTTAAACTAAGGCTATATGCACTACATGAATGTCGTATCACTCGAAATGTCGGATGA
- the rpsA gene encoding 30S ribosomal protein S1 translates to MSDLKNVQPLEDFNWDEFENGTNVNANKEDLAKAYDETLNKVSERQVTEGTVIALDKKEVIVDIGYKSDGIIPASEFRYNPDLKIGDKVEVYVENQEDKKGQLVLSHKKARLTKSWDRINSALDNDEIIQGYIKSRTKGGMIVDVFGIEAFLPGSQIDVHPIRDYDVFVGKTMEFKVVKINQEFRNVVVSHKALIEAELEAQKKEIISKLEKGQILEGTIKNITSYGVFVDLGGVDGLVHITDLSWGRVSDPHEVVSLDEKINVVILDFDDEKKRIALGLKQLTPHPWDALDENLKVGDKVKGKVVVMADYGAFVEIAPGVEGLIHVSEMSWSQHLRSAQDFMHVGDEVEAVILTLDREDRKMSLGIKQLKADPWEDIEVKYPVGSKHTAKVRNFTNFGIFVELEEGVDGLIHISDLSWTKKVKHPSEFTTVGATIDVIVLEIDKENRRLSLGHKQLEENPWDTYETIYTPGSIHTGKITEMMDKGAVITLNEGGEGFATPKHLVKEDGTQAQQGEELEFKVIEFVKETKRIILSHSRTFEDVKEDVKPAHKHASAKKQNDVPQINNVTAGTSLGDLDVLAKLKADMEKGE, encoded by the coding sequence ATGTCAGATTTAAAGAACGTTCAACCATTGGAAGACTTCAATTGGGATGAGTTTGAAAATGGTACAAACGTAAACGCCAACAAAGAAGACTTGGCAAAGGCTTACGATGAAACCTTGAACAAGGTTAGTGAGCGCCAAGTGACAGAAGGAACCGTTATCGCCCTTGACAAAAAAGAGGTCATTGTTGACATTGGCTACAAGAGCGATGGAATCATTCCCGCTTCAGAATTCCGCTACAACCCAGACCTTAAAATAGGTGACAAGGTTGAGGTTTATGTAGAAAACCAGGAAGACAAGAAAGGCCAGCTGGTTCTTTCTCACAAAAAAGCTCGTCTTACCAAGAGCTGGGATCGCATCAATTCAGCCCTCGACAACGATGAAATTATTCAGGGCTACATCAAGAGCCGCACGAAGGGTGGTATGATTGTTGACGTGTTTGGCATCGAAGCTTTCTTGCCAGGAAGCCAGATTGACGTTCATCCTATACGCGACTACGATGTGTTCGTAGGCAAGACCATGGAATTCAAGGTAGTGAAAATCAACCAGGAATTCCGCAACGTTGTTGTTTCACACAAGGCGCTCATCGAGGCTGAGTTGGAAGCACAGAAGAAAGAAATTATCAGCAAACTTGAGAAAGGCCAAATTCTTGAAGGTACAATCAAGAACATCACGTCATATGGTGTGTTTGTCGACCTTGGCGGTGTGGACGGATTGGTACACATCACAGACCTTTCATGGGGCCGCGTAAGCGATCCACACGAAGTGGTTTCACTGGACGAGAAAATCAACGTGGTTATCCTCGACTTCGATGATGAGAAGAAGCGTATCGCCCTCGGTTTGAAGCAGTTGACACCACATCCATGGGATGCACTTGATGAAAACCTCAAGGTAGGTGACAAGGTGAAGGGTAAAGTTGTGGTGATGGCCGACTATGGTGCTTTCGTAGAGATTGCTCCTGGTGTAGAAGGACTGATTCACGTCAGCGAAATGTCTTGGAGCCAGCACCTGCGCTCAGCTCAAGACTTCATGCATGTAGGTGATGAGGTTGAGGCTGTTATCCTGACATTGGATCGTGAAGACCGTAAGATGAGCTTGGGTATCAAGCAGCTGAAAGCCGATCCATGGGAGGACATCGAGGTGAAATATCCTGTTGGCAGCAAGCACACAGCAAAAGTTCGCAACTTCACCAACTTCGGTATCTTCGTTGAGCTTGAAGAAGGTGTTGACGGCTTGATTCATATCAGCGACCTCTCGTGGACTAAGAAGGTAAAGCATCCTTCAGAGTTTACAACAGTAGGTGCTACCATCGATGTCATAGTTCTCGAAATAGATAAAGAGAACCGTCGTCTCTCTCTCGGTCACAAACAACTGGAAGAGAATCCTTGGGATACCTACGAGACGATTTACACACCAGGTTCTATTCATACCGGTAAGATTACCGAAATGATGGACAAGGGTGCTGTTATCACACTGAATGAAGGTGGCGAAGGCTTTGCCACACCTAAGCATCTTGTGAAGGAAGATGGAACACAGGCACAACAGGGTGAAGAACTCGAATTCAAGGTAATTGAGTTTGTTAAGGAGACCAAGCGTATCATTCTTTCACACAGCCGTACCTTCGAAGATGTGAAAGAAGACGTGAAGCCAGCTCACAAGCACGCCTCTGCCAAGAAACAGAATGATGTTCCACAAATCAACAATGTGACAGCAGGTACAAGCCTTGGTGACTTGGATGTGCTTGCTAAGTTGAAAGCAGACATGGAAAAAGGAGAATAA
- the glgP gene encoding alpha-glucan family phosphorylase: MKIKTSNVNAPQWRELTIKSRLPEQLKCLDELAHNMWFGWNHEARSLFKSLDEKLYEAVGHNPVLLLERLNYDRKEEIVNDAKLMKRVEDVYAKFRTYMNVEPDKKRPSVAYFCMEYGINQILKIYSGGLGMLAGDYLKEASDSNVDMCAVGFLYRYGYFKQSLNMEGKQIAQYEAQNFNSLPIEREVDENGNPIVVDVPYLDYVVHAYVWRVNVGRIKLYLLDTDNDLNSEFDRSITHALYGGDWENRLKQEILLGIGGILTLKKLGIQKDIYHCNEGHAALCNLQRLCDYIESGLTFNQAMELVRASSLYTVHTPVPAGHDYFDETLFGKYMQGYPQRLGITWDEFIGMGRQNPDNHTEKFCMSTFACNTAQEVNGVSKLHGWVSQKMFAPIWKGSYPEESHVGYVTNGVHFPTWTSTEFRDLYDKYFDKSFMSDQSNEDIWHAFLKIPDEEIWQTRMKLKNKLVKYIREKFTENWLKNQGDPSRVMSLLECINPNALMIGFCRRFATYKRAHLLFTDINRLSKIVNNPERPVLFFFSGKAHPADGAGQDLIKRIYEISQRPEFLGKIIFLEDYDMHLARRLVSGVDIWMNTPTRPLEASGTSGEKAEMNGVVNLSVLDGWWVEGYREGAGWALPQKRTYQNQEYQDQLDAATIYSLLENEIIPMYYSKNEEGYSEQWLDVVKKSVATIAPHYTMKRQLDDYYDKFYEKQAARFAELAAEDAKLAKEIAHWKETVAERWDAIHVVSKDTEFLTNGGETGVEYRMKYVIDEQGLEDAVGLELVTLKPLPDDEGRELYRVRPFEMTGHEGNLYTFEAVIDPDDAGTFKSCVRMFPKHKNLPHRQDFNYVKWLD; the protein is encoded by the coding sequence ATGAAAATTAAGACGAGCAATGTTAACGCTCCACAGTGGAGGGAGTTGACAATCAAATCAAGACTGCCCGAACAACTGAAATGTTTGGACGAATTAGCACATAACATGTGGTTTGGTTGGAATCACGAAGCGCGTAGTCTCTTCAAGAGTCTTGATGAGAAATTGTACGAAGCAGTAGGGCACAACCCTGTGCTGTTGTTGGAGCGCCTTAACTATGACCGCAAAGAAGAGATCGTGAACGATGCCAAGTTGATGAAGCGCGTCGAGGACGTGTATGCCAAATTTCGCACTTACATGAACGTGGAACCCGATAAGAAGCGGCCATCTGTTGCCTATTTCTGCATGGAATATGGCATTAATCAGATATTGAAAATCTATTCAGGAGGTTTGGGCATGTTGGCTGGTGACTACCTCAAAGAGGCATCAGACAGCAATGTAGATATGTGTGCTGTAGGCTTTTTGTATCGTTACGGCTATTTCAAGCAGTCACTCAATATGGAGGGTAAACAGATTGCTCAATACGAGGCTCAAAACTTTAACTCGCTTCCCATTGAGCGTGAGGTTGATGAAAATGGCAACCCCATCGTGGTTGACGTTCCCTATCTTGATTATGTGGTGCATGCATACGTATGGCGTGTGAATGTGGGCCGCATCAAATTGTACTTGTTGGATACTGACAACGACTTAAACTCAGAGTTTGACAGATCCATTACCCACGCTCTGTATGGAGGTGATTGGGAAAACCGACTCAAGCAAGAGATATTGCTGGGTATTGGTGGTATACTCACATTGAAGAAACTGGGCATCCAGAAAGACATCTATCATTGTAATGAAGGCCACGCGGCTCTGTGTAATTTGCAACGTCTTTGTGATTACATTGAGAGCGGACTGACGTTCAATCAGGCAATGGAATTGGTGAGAGCATCCTCACTGTACACGGTGCATACCCCCGTTCCGGCAGGCCACGACTATTTTGACGAAACCCTTTTCGGAAAGTACATGCAAGGCTATCCACAGCGTTTGGGTATCACATGGGATGAATTCATTGGAATGGGACGTCAGAATCCTGACAATCATACAGAAAAATTCTGCATGAGTACCTTTGCATGCAATACCGCACAAGAGGTTAATGGCGTAAGCAAGTTGCACGGATGGGTAAGCCAAAAAATGTTCGCTCCTATCTGGAAAGGCTCTTATCCAGAGGAGAGCCATGTAGGATATGTGACCAATGGTGTACACTTCCCAACATGGACTTCGACAGAGTTTCGTGACCTTTACGACAAGTACTTCGACAAGTCGTTTATGAGCGACCAGAGCAACGAAGACATTTGGCACGCGTTTCTGAAGATTCCGGATGAAGAGATTTGGCAAACGCGCATGAAGTTGAAAAATAAGCTGGTGAAGTATATCCGTGAGAAGTTTACCGAGAATTGGTTGAAGAACCAAGGCGATCCGTCACGCGTGATGTCACTGCTTGAATGTATCAATCCAAATGCGTTGATGATAGGTTTCTGTCGTCGTTTTGCAACCTATAAAAGAGCGCACTTGTTGTTTACAGACATCAATCGGTTGTCAAAGATTGTGAACAACCCAGAACGCCCTGTGCTGTTCTTCTTCTCGGGCAAGGCCCATCCTGCAGATGGAGCAGGTCAAGATCTCATCAAACGTATCTATGAGATTAGCCAGCGACCAGAGTTTTTAGGTAAAATCATCTTCCTGGAAGATTACGACATGCATTTGGCCCGAAGACTGGTTTCTGGTGTAGATATTTGGATGAATACGCCTACGCGTCCACTCGAAGCCTCGGGTACGTCTGGCGAGAAAGCCGAGATGAATGGTGTTGTCAACTTGTCCGTGCTCGATGGCTGGTGGGTAGAAGGTTATAGAGAAGGTGCCGGGTGGGCTTTGCCTCAGAAGCGCACTTATCAAAACCAGGAGTACCAAGACCAGTTGGATGCAGCTACCATTTATTCGCTTTTAGAGAATGAAATTATTCCGATGTATTATAGTAAGAATGAGGAAGGCTATAGCGAACAATGGCTTGACGTGGTGAAGAAATCCGTTGCGACGATTGCACCTCATTACACGATGAAGCGTCAGTTGGACGATTACTACGACAAGTTCTACGAGAAGCAAGCAGCTAGATTTGCTGAGTTGGCCGCTGAAGATGCCAAGTTGGCTAAAGAGATTGCGCATTGGAAAGAGACAGTGGCTGAGCGTTGGGATGCCATCCATGTTGTTTCAAAGGATACTGAGTTCTTGACAAACGGTGGCGAAACGGGTGTTGAATATCGCATGAAATATGTGATTGACGAACAAGGCCTGGAGGATGCTGTTGGTTTGGAGCTGGTGACACTGAAACCCTTACCCGATGATGAAGGTCGTGAGCTTTATCGCGTACGTCCCTTTGAGATGACAGGGCACGAAGGCAATCTATATACTTTTGAAGCAGTAATAGATCCTGATGATGCCGGTACCTTTAAATCATGCGTGCGTATGTTCCCAAAGCATAAAAACCTGCCACACCGTCAAGATTTCAACTATGTAAAATGGCTTGATTAA
- a CDS encoding glycogen/starch synthase, translating to MTKDLLRPDYIFESSWEVCNKVGGIYTVLSTRAKTLQDQYPDRIIFIGPDCWKEQDNPYFQEDSSLFADWKSKAADDGLTCRIGRWSVPGHPLAILVDYQPFYALKNEIYAQMWEWFQVDSLHGYGDYDEASMFSYAAGRVVESFYRFYLDKTKKVIYHGNEWMTGIGLLYIRHQVPEIGTLFTTHATSIGRSIAGNNKPLYEYLSAYHGDQMAEELNMQSKHSIEKQTAHHVDCFTTVSEITANECNELLDKPVDEILLNGFEDSFVPRGQELTSKRRLARKRIIEVANALMGNTFDDNTFIVSTSGRYEFRNKGIDVFLEAINRLRLSQDALTRKVLAVVEVPAWVGEPRADLITRLASGESFDTPLEHSMLTHWLRDMPGDRILQMLEALNMHNAEHDNVKVMFVPCYLTGDDGILNLPYYDLVVGNDLCVYPSYYEPWGYTPLEAIAFRVPCVTTDLAGFGLWVNRTIGTYGEIEHGVKVIHRTDTNYSDVADEIKQTIMQLSKLSPKEVNTIRRRAADLSKKALWQRFIKYYETAYHQALSRVENRIIK from the coding sequence ATGACTAAGGACTTGTTGCGTCCCGACTATATATTTGAGTCGAGTTGGGAAGTTTGTAATAAAGTGGGAGGTATTTATACCGTTCTTTCTACGCGAGCAAAAACATTGCAGGATCAATATCCGGACCGAATCATCTTTATCGGCCCTGATTGTTGGAAAGAACAAGACAATCCATATTTTCAAGAAGACAGCTCTTTGTTCGCAGATTGGAAGAGCAAAGCCGCTGATGACGGATTGACATGCAGAATTGGCCGCTGGTCAGTTCCAGGACATCCGCTTGCCATATTAGTGGATTACCAACCCTTTTATGCGCTGAAAAATGAGATTTATGCCCAAATGTGGGAGTGGTTTCAGGTGGATAGTCTGCACGGCTATGGCGATTACGACGAAGCCTCTATGTTTTCGTATGCAGCCGGCAGGGTGGTGGAGAGCTTTTATCGCTTTTATCTGGACAAGACCAAGAAGGTGATTTATCATGGAAATGAATGGATGACCGGCATAGGATTGCTCTACATTCGCCATCAGGTACCCGAGATAGGCACCCTTTTCACAACCCATGCAACGAGCATTGGGCGAAGTATCGCGGGAAACAATAAGCCCCTGTACGAATACCTGTCGGCCTATCACGGAGACCAAATGGCCGAGGAACTCAACATGCAGAGCAAACACTCGATAGAGAAACAAACCGCACATCACGTTGACTGCTTTACAACCGTGAGTGAGATTACTGCCAACGAGTGTAATGAGCTGCTGGATAAACCCGTTGATGAGATATTACTCAATGGTTTTGAAGACAGTTTTGTGCCACGAGGGCAAGAGCTGACGAGCAAACGTAGGCTGGCAAGAAAGCGAATCATAGAAGTTGCTAATGCTTTGATGGGCAATACTTTTGATGACAATACTTTCATTGTTTCTACAAGTGGCCGTTATGAGTTTCGCAACAAAGGCATCGATGTCTTCTTAGAAGCTATTAACCGCTTACGGTTGTCGCAAGATGCCTTAACGCGTAAGGTGCTGGCCGTGGTGGAAGTGCCGGCTTGGGTGGGCGAACCACGTGCCGACTTGATAACAAGGCTGGCGTCGGGAGAATCGTTTGACACGCCCTTGGAGCATTCTATGTTAACCCATTGGCTTCGGGACATGCCAGGCGACCGCATCCTTCAGATGCTGGAAGCGCTGAATATGCATAACGCCGAACATGACAACGTGAAAGTGATGTTTGTTCCGTGCTACCTCACGGGTGATGATGGCATTTTAAACCTGCCATATTATGATTTGGTTGTGGGTAACGACCTGTGCGTTTATCCTTCCTACTACGAGCCTTGGGGCTACACGCCGTTGGAGGCTATTGCGTTCAGGGTGCCTTGTGTCACAACCGATTTAGCGGGATTTGGTTTGTGGGTTAATCGAACAATCGGAACGTATGGTGAGATTGAGCATGGTGTGAAAGTGATTCACCGTACTGACACCAACTACTCTGATGTGGCCGACGAAATCAAGCAAACCATCATGCAGCTGTCAAAGTTATCACCTAAAGAGGTGAATACCATACGCCGGCGAGCAGCCGATTTGTCAAAAAAAGCATTGTGGCAACGGTTTATTAAGTATTACGAAACAGCCTATCACCAGGCTTTGTCACGAGTAGAGAATAGAATAATCAAGTAA
- the pheT gene encoding phenylalanine--tRNA ligase subunit beta, with product MNISYKWLKEYVDFDLTPQEVAQALTSTGLEVDALEEVQTVKGGLKGLYVGQVLTCEMHPNSNHLHITTVDLGKGEPQQIVCGAPNVAAGQKVIVADLGCILYDGDDSFTIKKSKLRGVDSFGMICAEDEIGVGTSHEGIIVLPEDAPVGQPAAEYYNLESDWIIEIDITANRADALSHYGVARDLYAWLKQNGYQTSLHRPSCDEFKVDNEDLPIDVKIENTEACKRYACLSLTDCEVKESPEWLQNKLRVIGLRPVNNIVDITNYVMMAYGQPMHCFDADMVEGHQIVVRTQPEGTKFVTLDGEEHTLGEHDLSICNAEHPMCIAGIFGGKGSGTYETTRNVVLESAYFHPTWIRKSARRHGLSTDASYRFERGIDPNGTIYALKQAAILCQQLAGGKVSMQIKDVYPTPIENAQVSLSYDYVNGLIGKKIEPEMMKSILESLEMEIKSENQEGLELSVPAYRVDVQRPCDVVEDILRIYGYNNVEIPTQLKSSLTIQGDEDRAAHLENLVGEQLVGCGFHEILNNSLTKTSYYHDLNRYPEEATVKIMNPLSTDLGVMRQTLLFGGLESIMRNVNRKQTNLRFFEFGNCYQYVAERANEEDPIKAYQQAYHLGLWVTGKRVEGSWAHADESSSFDELKAYVQNIFARLGVPSGMLVTEKSENNIFSHGLSIMNRGGKNIAELGVVCKKLLKQVDVAGEVYFAEINWTALMKLTRKNKVEYKELSKYPAVSRDLALLIDKQTEFEQIEKIAFQTEKKLLKRVELFDVYEGKNLPEGKKSYAVNFILQDEQKTLNDKQIDGIMQKLIKNLTEKLGAELR from the coding sequence ATGAATATTTCATATAAATGGCTTAAAGAATATGTCGATTTCGACTTGACTCCGCAGGAAGTTGCGCAAGCCTTAACTTCTACAGGGCTAGAAGTGGATGCCTTGGAAGAAGTTCAAACCGTCAAGGGAGGATTAAAAGGACTTTATGTTGGGCAGGTGTTGACCTGTGAAATGCACCCCAACTCCAATCACCTCCATATCACGACAGTAGACTTAGGGAAGGGAGAGCCTCAGCAGATTGTATGTGGCGCCCCCAATGTGGCTGCTGGGCAGAAAGTCATCGTAGCCGACCTTGGCTGTATTTTATATGATGGTGATGATTCGTTTACCATCAAGAAGAGCAAATTACGGGGCGTAGACTCATTCGGAATGATTTGCGCCGAAGACGAAATTGGTGTTGGTACGTCACATGAGGGTATCATTGTGTTGCCAGAAGATGCTCCTGTTGGCCAGCCTGCTGCAGAATATTATAACCTTGAGAGCGATTGGATTATCGAAATAGACATCACAGCCAATCGGGCTGATGCTTTGTCTCATTACGGTGTAGCTCGTGATTTGTATGCATGGTTGAAGCAAAATGGGTATCAAACCAGTCTGCATCGTCCGTCTTGTGATGAATTTAAGGTAGATAATGAAGACTTGCCCATTGATGTCAAGATTGAGAATACAGAGGCCTGCAAGCGTTATGCCTGTCTCTCACTCACGGATTGTGAGGTGAAAGAAAGTCCGGAGTGGTTGCAGAACAAGCTGAGAGTAATCGGCTTGCGACCCGTCAATAACATCGTTGACATCACAAATTATGTGATGATGGCCTACGGACAGCCCATGCATTGTTTTGATGCAGACATGGTTGAAGGTCATCAAATCGTGGTGAGAACACAGCCAGAGGGGACCAAGTTTGTGACCCTCGATGGTGAAGAGCATACTTTGGGTGAACACGACTTAAGCATTTGCAATGCAGAACACCCGATGTGTATTGCCGGAATCTTCGGTGGAAAGGGTAGTGGTACCTATGAAACAACACGCAATGTTGTTTTGGAGAGTGCCTATTTCCACCCAACCTGGATTCGCAAGAGCGCACGCCGGCATGGTTTGAGTACGGATGCAAGCTATCGCTTTGAACGCGGCATCGATCCTAATGGCACGATATACGCATTGAAGCAGGCTGCGATATTGTGTCAGCAGCTCGCGGGAGGTAAGGTTAGCATGCAGATTAAAGATGTGTATCCTACACCTATTGAAAACGCCCAAGTGTCACTTTCATACGATTATGTGAACGGTCTCATTGGTAAAAAGATAGAGCCAGAAATGATGAAGAGTATCTTGGAAAGCCTGGAAATGGAAATCAAGAGCGAGAATCAAGAAGGTCTTGAATTGTCTGTCCCCGCATACCGAGTTGACGTTCAGCGCCCCTGTGACGTCGTAGAGGATATCCTGCGTATCTATGGTTATAACAACGTTGAAATTCCAACGCAGCTCAAGAGTTCGTTGACCATACAGGGTGATGAGGATAGAGCAGCCCATTTGGAAAACTTGGTTGGTGAACAGTTGGTTGGATGTGGTTTTCATGAAATTCTGAACAATTCGCTTACCAAGACGTCTTATTATCATGATTTGAACCGTTACCCAGAGGAGGCAACCGTAAAGATCATGAATCCTTTGAGTACCGATCTGGGTGTGATGCGCCAGACGCTATTGTTTGGAGGCCTTGAAAGCATCATGCGCAATGTGAACCGTAAGCAAACAAACTTGCGCTTCTTTGAGTTTGGTAACTGTTACCAATATGTAGCAGAGCGAGCGAATGAGGAAGATCCGATTAAGGCATATCAGCAAGCTTATCATTTAGGACTATGGGTTACTGGTAAACGTGTGGAAGGAAGTTGGGCACATGCAGATGAGTCCAGTTCATTTGACGAACTGAAAGCCTATGTTCAAAATATTTTTGCCCGGTTAGGCGTGCCTTCTGGCATGTTGGTAACAGAAAAAAGTGAGAATAACATCTTCTCTCATGGTTTGAGCATCATGAATCGAGGAGGAAAAAACATCGCTGAATTGGGTGTTGTTTGTAAAAAGTTGCTAAAGCAGGTTGATGTAGCTGGTGAAGTTTATTTTGCTGAAATCAACTGGACGGCACTTATGAAATTAACTCGTAAGAATAAGGTTGAGTATAAAGAGTTGTCTAAGTATCCAGCCGTTAGTCGCGATTTGGCCCTGTTGATAGATAAGCAAACAGAATTCGAGCAAATAGAAAAGATAGCCTTCCAGACAGAAAAGAAGTTACTGAAGCGCGTTGAACTCTTTGATGTTTACGAAGGCAAGAATCTACCTGAAGGCAAGAAGAGCTATGCCGTCAATTTTATTCTGCAAGATGAACAAAAAACATTGAATGACAAGCAGATTGACGGAATCATGCAGAAACTTATTAAGAATCTCACAGAAAAGCTTGGTGCCGAACTTCGATGA
- a CDS encoding DUF389 domain-containing protein, translated as MEKISLKAYLRQYFDMSENREKEEDVVDEIASGVAFKGANLWILICAVFIASLGLNINSTAVIIGAMLISPLMGPILGMGLAVGIDDLPLLRRAVKNYMVATIIGIITATVYFFLTPFQGVQSELLARTEPTIYDVLIAFFGGAAGIVAASIKDKGNVIPGVAIATALMPPLCTAGYGIATGNLAFFAGASLLYFINTVFIAVATTFGVFLLRFRRKHFVDPQRCKFVHRMILAIAILTMIPAGYMTVRMMRTSLFDKQLSNFVQHNLKWKGTQVVSQHLYGDSVLQIVALGKEITPEQKKKAQKELNEHSRLKHLKLTVIQGTESSDLVPEKGTLVAISKNREQSVKVLQEQAVEIKNLREKLGKIDSYSQLSVDMLNEMLVLYPGVQSLVLSPVVEANLDTTANEPYLLAIAQFKVKKPLTSQQNNQMRQWIQKRTNEESVKLVITYAK; from the coding sequence ATGGAAAAGATTTCGTTGAAGGCATATCTGAGGCAGTATTTCGATATGTCAGAGAATCGTGAGAAGGAAGAGGATGTTGTTGATGAAATTGCATCGGGCGTAGCCTTTAAAGGAGCTAACCTTTGGATTCTAATTTGTGCCGTGTTTATTGCTTCTTTAGGATTGAATATCAATTCTACGGCAGTCATCATCGGCGCCATGCTCATTTCACCACTGATGGGACCTATCTTAGGCATGGGTTTGGCGGTGGGCATCGATGATTTGCCGCTGCTGAGACGGGCCGTTAAAAACTATATGGTGGCGACCATTATTGGTATCATCACAGCAACTGTTTATTTTTTCTTAACACCTTTTCAGGGTGTACAATCAGAGTTGTTGGCGCGTACCGAGCCTACCATTTACGATGTGCTCATCGCCTTCTTTGGTGGTGCGGCAGGTATTGTCGCTGCGTCTATCAAAGACAAGGGTAACGTCATTCCCGGCGTAGCCATTGCCACAGCATTAATGCCTCCACTCTGTACGGCAGGATATGGTATCGCAACAGGAAATTTGGCCTTTTTTGCTGGTGCTTCTTTATTATATTTTATCAACACCGTCTTCATTGCTGTGGCAACCACCTTCGGTGTCTTCTTGTTGCGTTTCAGACGCAAACACTTTGTAGACCCTCAACGTTGTAAGTTTGTGCATCGTATGATTTTAGCCATTGCTATTTTAACGATGATTCCGGCAGGTTATATGACTGTACGAATGATGCGAACCAGCTTGTTTGACAAGCAGTTGAGTAACTTTGTTCAACATAATTTGAAATGGAAAGGAACACAAGTGGTATCGCAACATCTATACGGAGACAGCGTATTGCAAATCGTTGCCTTAGGAAAAGAGATTACGCCAGAGCAAAAGAAGAAAGCGCAGAAGGAACTGAATGAGCATTCGCGGCTGAAACATCTGAAACTAACTGTTATACAGGGTACCGAATCCTCAGATTTAGTACCAGAAAAAGGTACTCTTGTAGCCATCTCGAAAAATCGGGAACAAAGCGTCAAAGTACTTCAAGAGCAAGCTGTTGAAATCAAGAATTTACGAGAAAAATTGGGGAAAATTGATTCGTATTCACAACTGAGTGTGGATATGTTGAACGAGATGTTGGTGCTATACCCAGGTGTGCAATCGCTGGTGTTGTCCCCCGTTGTCGAAGCTAATTTGGATACCACAGCAAACGAGCCTTACCTTTTAGCCATCGCTCAATTTAAAGTGAAGAAACCATTGACGAGCCAGCAGAACAATCAAATGCGCCAATGGATTCAGAAGCGCACGAACGAAGAAAGTGTCAAGCTGGTGATTACCTATGCCAAGTGA